From the genome of Colias croceus chromosome 9, ilColCroc2.1, one region includes:
- the LOC123694335 gene encoding U1 small nuclear ribonucleoprotein A, producing MTMDIRPNHTIYINNLNEKIKKEELKKSLYAIFSQFGQILDIVALKTLKMRGQAFVIFKEISSATVALRSMQGFPFYDKPMRIQYSKTDSDVIAKIKGTFQERPKRPKLPKGLEDGKKKKKDANRNAVPGFGQPGLLNNVNVEQPPNQILFLTNLPDETSEMMLSMLFNQFPGFKEVRLVPNRHDIAFVEFANEMQSAAAKEALQGFKITPTHAMKITFAKK from the exons ATGA CGATGGACATTCGACCCAATCACACAATCtacataaacaatttaaatgaaaaaatcaaaaaagaaGAATTGAAGAAGTCACTATATGCAATATTTTCACAGTTTGGACAAATATTAGATATTGTGGCAttaaaaactttgaaaatgAGAGGGCAGGCCTTCGTAATCTTTAAAGAAATTTCAAGTGCAACTGTAGCTTTAAGGAGTATGCAAGGATTCCCGTTCTATGATAAACCAATG AGAATACAATACTCGAAAACAGACAGCGATGTCATTGCCAAAATCAAGGGTACATTCCAAGAGCGGCCGAAGCGTCCCAAGTTACCCAAAGGCCTTGAAGATGgcaagaagaagaagaaggaTGCAAACAGGAATGCGGTGCCTGGCTTTGGACAACCTGGCTTACTCAATAATGTTAATGTGGAACAGCCACCAAACCAGATTCTCTTCCTTACAAACCTTCCTGATGAAACGTCAGAGATGATGTTGTCTATGTTGTTCAACCA ATTCCCTGGTTTCAAAGAAGTCCGTCTTGTGCCCAACAGACATGACATTGCATTTGTTGAATTTGCAAATGAAATGCAGTCTGCAGCAGCGAAGGAGGCCTTACAAGGATTCAAGATCACACCCACACATGCAATGAAGATAACATTCGCTAAGAAAtag